In [Phormidium] sp. ETS-05, the genomic window CTCTGCATGGTGAATCATGGCAGATAGATGGGGTAGTTATGTCACCGTTTCTGGATGCGTTTTATGGTTTATTAAGTATTTTTCCGGCGAATAATTGTGATTTTTGAAGATTCTGTAAAAATCTTCAAAAAGCAAACGGGGAATTTTTCAAGAAAGAAAAACATTTTTTTTCAAGACAAGAGTTTATCCCGAATTGAAAGATATTCTTGTGAATGAGCCGGGGTGGGAATCCCCCGATATGAACCAGCACTGTTGAGCAAATAATTGCCTATTTTAGGGATTTGGGGGTTCCGGAGGGCTGGGAGTGGAGGCTGGTATTAGAGTATAAATCCCTTGGTGCGATCGGGCAGTAGGGGCGCAATCTGTTTCGAGAAAGGGGAGACAAAATCAAGCATAATCTTGGTTTCACCCTTGTTGCAGCTACAGTAGAGGCACTGTAGCCCAAGGACAAACAGGGGGATGCGGATGTCAGAAAATGAAGATGATTGGAGCAACAACTCACCAGCAGGACAGCTCCGGGGTAGGGGGTATCATCCCCTAGGGGCTAACAGGGCTGGGGGCTGCCCGGATTGCAGTTTCTTTACAAATAGATACATTGTGATACCATCTGGGTAATTTGACAGGGCTGATACCTGCCTTGAGGGTCAGCCAATTGGTGGTGGAGGAGTATTCGGAAAGTGCAAAAATTGAGGCAGTTACATCCTTACCTGCAAAGGACAGGTCCGGAACCGCTCCGGGTTGGGGTAATTGGTGTGGGCAATATGGGCCAGCATCATACAAGAGTCCTCAGCTTGCTTAAAGATGTGGAGTTAGTTGGCGTCGCTGATGTCAACCTAGAAAGGGGTCTGGATACAGCCAGCAAGTACCGAATCAAATTTTTTGAAGATTATCGGGACTTACTACCCCATGTGGATGCGGTCTGTATCGCTGTACCCACCAGATTGCATCATGCCGTAGGTATGACCTGTTTGCAGTCGGGGGTCCATGTGCTGATTGAAAAGCCGATCGCGGCTAACATTGCCGAGGCAGAATCTCTCGTCAATGCGGCGGCGGAGTCCGGCTGTATCCTGCAAGTTGGTCATATCGAACGCTTTAACCCAGCATTTCAAGAACTGAGCAAAGTCCTGGAGACGGAACAGGTCCTGGCGTTGGAAGCTCATCGGATGAGCCCTTATTCCCACCGCGCCAATGACGTGTCCGTAGTCTTGGATTTGATGATCCACGATATTGATTTGCTGCTGGAACTAGCTGCATCCCCTGTGGTGCGGTTAACAGCCAGCGGCAGTAGAACCTGCGATGTGCCAAATGGTGCCAGCCGAAGTGGGGGACCAGTAGTGGATTATGTCACGGCCACTTTAGGTTTTGCCAACGGCATTGTGGCCACGCTGACCGCCAGCAAGGTGACACACCGCAAAATCCGCCGGATTGTGGCTCATTGCCGCAATTCTCTTACGGAGGCAGATTTTTTAAATAATGAAATTTTGATTCACCGCCAAACTACAGCGGATTATATGACGGCCTACGGTCAGGTGCTTTACCGCCAGGATGGGTTGATTGAAAAGGTTTACACCAGTAATATCGAGCCTTTGCACGCGGAGTTAGAACATTTTGTGGGTTGCGTGCGGGGTGGCAATCAGCCTTCTGTGGGGGGGCAACAGGCCCTCAAAGCCTTGCGGTTAGCCAGTTTAATTGAGCAAATGGCTCTGGATGGTAAGGTTTGGCACCACCAGGGCGATTTGGAACTGGTTAATCCCCAGACAGTGACTTTTTGATTCCTGGTCATTTGTCATTTGTCCCTGGTCAAAAGTCCCCCCCTTTCAAAGGGGGGTACGAGGAATATCATTTTTTTATCATCATTTGTATGTTTTATTTAGATTTTGTTTGCGCAGTGCTGTAATTATGTTTTTCACTTAAACAAAACATACCAATAAAAAGATACAATCCCCCCAACCATCCTTTGAAAGAGGGGAGACAATTGACAATTGACAATTATCGATTGTCAATTATCAATTATCAATTATCAAATGACAAATGACTCAGGACAAATGACTCAGGACAAATGACAAATGACTCAGGACAAATGACTCAGGACAAATAATGCTTTGACCCTGAACCTAAAATAAGTGCTGTAGCGCTTTACAGATAGCTTCACTGACTACCTGATTGCCCTGAGAACTCAGGTGAATGTGGTCTCGGTACAAGATGGCGGGTGCAGTATGAGTCTGAAAAGCGCTCAGTAGGTCCAGGTAGGGAATTTGCTGTTGTTGGGTGAATTGGTGTAGGCGTTCTCTGGCTCGGAGTTCGTAGTCACGAGAACCTGTGGGGCTCGTTTCCCGCTGCAAGGGGGTAATGGCGAGGAGAAATTGGCTATTTGCCGATCGGGCGAGCTGTTGTAGTTGGCGAATTGCTTCTAAGTTATAACCAACGATATCCCCAGTCTCTTTGGGTAGAGACGGCTCTTCTGGTGAAGGGAATAGATAGCGGCTGAGGACTTCGGCGATCGCCCCACCGGGTTTACGAGCGGGGTAGAAACGACTGCGCCCCACCACCACAGAACTGGGAGGCCCTGCAAATAAATCATCAGTATTAAGCAACAACACCAGGGTGCGGGCGCCGAAAGTACCAAACCGGCGCACAAAAGCGAGCTGGTTTCTCGGCCCCCAAGAGTTAGCACTGGCATTGAGGACCTCCACCGCCGCATCTGAGGTAGAGAGCTTTTTGGCCATAAGCGCCGAAATAATCTCCTCCCCATCGGTCCACCAGCCACCATTGGCGACGGAATCTCCGAGGAGCAGTACCCGCATTGAACCGGGCGCGGGCTGTGGTGCCACTTCCGGACCCCGCATAGAATACTGGTTGATTTCGATTAAATTCCCAAACCGCCGCAAGCGCTGAGAAGGTGCTAGCAGATACCCAATTTCCCGGTCTGGGAGGTAAATCAGAGGATTGCCAAAACCAAAAATCAGCCGCAGCAAAAGTTCTACTGCGAAAATAAGAGTAATGCCGATTCCTAAACTTACCAGTGCTATTTTCACCGCCATTTCCCCATCAAGCGCCCCCCAGATGTATGATAACCCCCTGGAGGTCAGAGCCATTGGGCTTGACCTCAGCCAACTAGGGGCGGTTGCGGTTGCCGGAAAGCCCCAAAGAACCCAAAAGGGATGTTTTTGCAGGTAAAACTGGGATGCGGTGGAATTAAGATTAACAATAGGGTGTTAGTGGGGGCACCGCTGCAATGCTTCGCCCAAGATGTTGTGGTTTTACCTGCAACGTTTGTGGTCGCAGGCAAGGCAATCTGAATCTGCCGATAACCAAGTGCGGTTCGATCGCAGAATTCATGGCGCCCAGCGCTGACTTCACCGCATCTATGAGTGAAGGACTTGTGAAAGAGTCCTTTGCAAAGTCGATCTATGTTATTGCTGAGTCCGAATGGAAGCAAGTGGACTTATATCTACAACAAATCTTCAAAACCCCAAATCCAATTATTGGCGTAGTGCATTTACAGCCCCTGCCCACCTCTCCGAGATGGGGTGGCAGCCTGAAAGCGGTTATCGAGCGAGCGGAGCGAGAGGCTGCTGCTTTGGCATCTGGGGGTGTGGATGGGATTATCGTCGAGAATTTCTTTGATGCCCCTTTTACCAAAGACCAAGTGGACCCGGCGGTAGTCACGGCGATGACCATATCGATCGAGCGGCTGATGAACTTAGTGGCTCTACCGATCGGGATTAATGTCTTGCGTAATGATGGTTTAAGCGCGATGGCGATCGCCTCTTGCGTGGGAGCCAAATTTATCCGCGTTAATGTCCTCACCGGCGTCATGGCTACCGATCAGGGAATCATCGAAGGCATTGCCCACCAACTGCTCCGCTACCGGCGATCGCTGGGCTCTGATGTGAAAATCTTTGCCGATGTGCTGGTGAAACACGCCCGCCCCCTGGGGGCGGAAACTCTCCACGCGGCAGTCAAAGATACGATCGAGCGCGGTTTGGCTGATGCCGTGATTCTCTCTGGTTGGGCTACGGGCAGCCCCCCGGTACTGGAGGACCTGGAACTGGCTAAGGACGCCGCCAAAGGCACTCCGGTTTTTATTGGCAGCGGTGCCAACTGGGAAAACATCTCCTCTCTGATGTCCGCCGCCGATGGGGCGATCGTTGCCAGTTCCCTCAAACGACATGGCAGCATCGAGCAACCGATCGATCCAATTCGAGTCAGTCAGTTTGTGGAGGCGGCTCGCCGTAGTACCAAAGCCAAGACTGAATATGGGATAAACGGCGTTTCTCAACCCAAAATCTCAGCACATCCAGCGGCGGGTGGATGAGCGGCACGAGTCCGCTAGGGGACCTCTTGGTAAACAGACCAGAAGTCCCCCCGCCAGAAGTCTCCGAGTCTGACCATCTCTGGGAAATCTCTACCAGGCCCCCTGTTGCCGAATCTAAAATATTCGATCTAAAGTCTAACCACCCAAATCTATATCCGTGGCTTTAGTTTCAGCAGGCCAGTAGTCGAGGGTCCAGCGTTGCTCTATCCCACAGAGGCGCCCCTTTCGTGGCTCATACCCTCCCTCGCCTTGTTGAATTGAAACCGATCATATCTAAAATTGGCATAAAGGTCTTATGAAACGCCGAACTTCTACTCCGTGGATTTATCGCTGGTCCCGCATCCTGATCGGGGCGATCGCCACCGCCGGTGCCTTGGAAACCGCCTTTCTTACCGTTGCCGAGTACACCGGGGGCGCTGCCTCTGTCTGTCCCACCACCGGCTGCAAGCAGGTGCTAGAAAGTGCTTACGCCACGGTATTTGGAGTACCTTTGACCTTGTTCGGGCTCTTGGCATATGGAGTGATGGCGGTGATGGCTTTCGCTCCCCTGGCAATCAATCCCGAAACCAGCAAGCAACAGCGCTCTCAGGCGGAAAATCTTACCTGGTTGGGGATGTTCGCTTTAGGCACCGCTATGCTGGTGTTCAGCTCCAACCTGATGTATGTAATGCTGGTGGAAATCAAAGCCATTTGCCCTTACTGTATCGCTTCGGCCATTTTCTCAGCGGCGATTTTCTTCCTCACCGTAGCAGGTCGCGACTGGGAAGACCTAGGGCAGCTATTTTTCATTGGCATTGTGGTGGGGATGGTGACGCTCATTACTTTGCTGGGGATTTACGCTAACGTGGATAAAACCGGTGCATCAGGAGCCGGTACTTTAGGCCAAACTAGCACGGTTGGCGGTGAAACAGGACTGCCGATTATGAATGAATCCGGCCCGGCGGAAATCGCCCTGGCGGAGCATCTCACCAAAATTGGCGCTAAAAATATGGTGCTTACTGGTGCAGCCACTGCCATGAGCAGAAGGAACTCTTCGGTCAGCAGGCTTTTAGCCTCATCAATTACATAGAATGCGACAAGAAGGGGAAGAATGCTCAACCCCAACTCTGCGAAGATGCTGGCATCAAGGGCTTTCCCTCTTGGGAGATAAACGGCCAATTCTATCTCGGGGTGCAGAGCTTGGAGAAACTAGCGCAAGCATCCGGTTATTCTGGTCCTCGTGACTTTAAGCACTCTTTACCTTAGCCTAGCGGCAATTGATCTTTTAGTGATTTGTCCAATGTCCTTTGTCCAATGTCCTTTGTCCAATGTCCTTTGTCCAATGTCCTTTGATTATTCATACAAATGACCAGGGACAAATGACCAGGGACAAATGACCAGGGACAAATGACATTGGACAAGTGACAAGGGACAAGTGACAAGTGACAATTTTCCTACCGGATGGCTAGACGACTCAAGCGCTGATCTTCACATGGCACAGAAATTCTGAGCTAAACGATGAAGCCACCGGATAAAATCAAACAGAATCTTTGGACTGCCTGTAGAGGTGGGTTGACCAAGATCCTTCGTTATGGACGGAAGGGTGCGTTTAACCAGTCACGACAGGCGCGAGAATTGCGTTACCTGCTATTTGCATCCTTTGGGGTTACGGGTTTAGTGCTGCTATTGCGTTTGGCTGGCCTGTTGCAGTCCTGGGAGTGGGGGGCATATGATTTGCTGTTTCGCTGGCGCCCCCCAGAAAGGCCCGATGACCGGATCTTGATTGTCAGCATTGATGATGATGATCTTAACTACATCAAATTGTGGCCGATGACCGATCGCCTCCTGGCGGAACTGCTGCAAAAATTGCAAGCGTCCGGACCGGTGACGATCGGTCTGGACATCGCACGCAATTTACCAGTGCCTCCAGGGACGGAAGCACTCTCACCGGCGATCAAGAGTATCCCCAACCTCGTCGGTATTGAAACTCTGGCCGACGAAGCCAATGTTGCCATTGCACCACTAACGGTACTCGGTCCAGAACAGATTGGTTTTAACAATGTGATGATTGATGCCGATGGTAAGGTGCGCCGTAATTTGCTGTACTGGCGAACCAGCCATGACAAAAAGTTACATAGAAGTTTGGCTCAAAGGCTAGCTTGGATTTACCTCAATGCCAAAGGATTTCCCCCGCAGCAGATGCCTAGCAATCCCAGGTATTTGCAGTTGGGTCGCACTGTCTTGCGTCCGTTTGAGGGGTCTGATGGCGGTTACGTCAGCGCTGACAGCGAAGCCTATCAATTTTTGGCGAATTTTCGCGCCAGCAAAGGCATTTTTGACACTGTAACTTTGCGTCAGGTCCTTGCCGGTGAGGTGGATCCAGAGCGGATCCGCGATCGGATTGTCTTGATTGGTGTCAATGCCAGGAGTGTGAAAGATTTCTTTCAAACTCCCTACACAGGTGCGATCTTCTCTTCTCCTGATGAAATTCCTGGGGTGGAACTCCACGCCAATTTTGTTAGCCAGATTCTCAGC contains:
- a CDS encoding Gfo/Idh/MocA family oxidoreductase, encoding MRQLHPYLQRTGPEPLRVGVIGVGNMGQHHTRVLSLLKDVELVGVADVNLERGLDTASKYRIKFFEDYRDLLPHVDAVCIAVPTRLHHAVGMTCLQSGVHVLIEKPIAANIAEAESLVNAAAESGCILQVGHIERFNPAFQELSKVLETEQVLALEAHRMSPYSHRANDVSVVLDLMIHDIDLLLELAASPVVRLTASGSRTCDVPNGASRSGGPVVDYVTATLGFANGIVATLTASKVTHRKIRRIVAHCRNSLTEADFLNNEILIHRQTTADYMTAYGQVLYRQDGLIEKVYTSNIEPLHAELEHFVGCVRGGNQPSVGGQQALKALRLASLIEQMALDGKVWHHQGDLELVNPQTVTF
- a CDS encoding SGNH/GDSL hydrolase family protein, translating into MALTSRGLSYIWGALDGEMAVKIALVSLGIGITLIFAVELLLRLIFGFGNPLIYLPDREIGYLLAPSQRLRRFGNLIEINQYSMRGPEVAPQPAPGSMRVLLLGDSVANGGWWTDGEEIISALMAKKLSTSDAAVEVLNASANSWGPRNQLAFVRRFGTFGARTLVLLLNTDDLFAGPPSSVVVGRSRFYPARKPGGAIAEVLSRYLFPSPEEPSLPKETGDIVGYNLEAIRQLQQLARSANSQFLLAITPLQRETSPTGSRDYELRARERLHQFTQQQQIPYLDLLSAFQTHTAPAILYRDHIHLSSQGNQVVSEAICKALQHLF
- the btpA gene encoding photosystem I biogenesis protein BtpA → MDLYLQQIFKTPNPIIGVVHLQPLPTSPRWGGSLKAVIERAEREAAALASGGVDGIIVENFFDAPFTKDQVDPAVVTAMTISIERLMNLVALPIGINVLRNDGLSAMAIASCVGAKFIRVNVLTGVMATDQGIIEGIAHQLLRYRRSLGSDVKIFADVLVKHARPLGAETLHAAVKDTIERGLADAVILSGWATGSPPVLEDLELAKDAAKGTPVFIGSGANWENISSLMSAADGAIVASSLKRHGSIEQPIDPIRVSQFVEAARRSTKAKTEYGINGVSQPKISAHPAAGG
- a CDS encoding vitamin K epoxide reductase family protein is translated as MKRRTSTPWIYRWSRILIGAIATAGALETAFLTVAEYTGGAASVCPTTGCKQVLESAYATVFGVPLTLFGLLAYGVMAVMAFAPLAINPETSKQQRSQAENLTWLGMFALGTAMLVFSSNLMYVMLVEIKAICPYCIASAIFSAAIFFLTVAGRDWEDLGQLFFIGIVVGMVTLITLLGIYANVDKTGASGAGTLGQTSTVGGETGLPIMNESGPAEIALAEHLTKIGAKNMVLTGAATAMSRRNSSVSRLLASSIT